In the genome of Besnoitia besnoiti strain Bb-Ger1 chromosome Unknown contig00046, whole genome shotgun sequence, one region contains:
- a CDS encoding uncharacterized protein (encoded by transcript BESB_058210), whose protein sequence is MIAVHHHPTGLLKTAKSVGFQYPTTLRLFHIGYVLGVIYGFLFSLILTARENYYSDASLISSIVLGVIISETGLFISFSGSIYYELDYWFRS, encoded by the coding sequence atgattgcagtacaccaccaccccactggactgcttaagacagctaaaagtgttggatttcaatatcctactacattaagattattccacatcggttatgttctaggcgtaatatatggattcttgttctcactcatcttaacagcgagagaaaactactactcagatgctagtctaatcagtagcatcgtacttggagttatcatctctgagacaggattatttatcagcttttctgggagtatatactacgagttggactactggtttagatcttga